In a single window of the Campylobacter fetus subsp. testudinum 03-427 genome:
- the cmeB gene encoding multidrug efflux system CmeABC, inner membrane drug transporter CmeB (Pfam match to PF00873.15 ACR_tran), which translates to MFSKFFINRPVFACVLSIIIVIAGYIGLKSSPIEEYPQLTPPQIMVQANYSGADAQTIADTIAAPLENAINGVKDMIYMQSTSSSAGSMSLSVYFKIGTDPQTATVNVSNRVTPALSLLPEEVKRVGVTVRERSSSILNVLSFYDPSGKMSDTEISNYVNINVADAIKRVPGVGDAVVIGNKDYSMRVWIKPDLLKKYSLTTTDVINSIQEQNSQYATGKIGEQPSQTSNPYVYAIKPEGRLKNVSEFENIIIKANNKGNIIKLKDVATVELGSQNYTFAGRINGATMIPMLVFLQSGANALDTADAIVKRVDELKASFPGDLTYVVGYDTTEFVKVSIDEVIKTFIEAMILVVIVMYMFLGNVRATIIPMLAVPVSILGAFGGLYAMGFSINLITLFALILAIGIVVDDAIIVIENVERILHEEPDLTVKEATIKAMGEIVAPVISIVLVLSAVFIPVSFMEGFVGVIQRQFALTLVVSVCISGLVALTLTPALCAMILRKKENPPFWFVRKFNEFFDFSTKVFTAGVAKILKHVIVSLICVGIIIFMMAELFKVVPGGLVPAEDKGSVLAITNLPPASTLSRTTEDTEFIRSIISQNPNVKNVTGLAGYDMLAGTLRENAGIMFISMIPWSQRPGEANSTAAFAAEFNKQMYMADRNSMTYFMTPPPIMGLSITGGFELFAQNLEGKNYSQIEADMQKVVAKANAHPALNMVRTTLDTNFPQYDLTLDKEKIKMMGINISDVFNTLSSTIGQYYVNDFNMLGKTFKVNIRAMSEYRDSPEDLRSLYVRSQDGKMIPLDSVVSLKRSLGPDNVDRFNAFPAAKIMGEPKPGYTSGDAIKAIEQIIKEELPTGYDIGWSGSAYQEVASTGKGAQAFVFGLIFVFLILAAQYERWLMPLAVVTAVPFSVFGSLLFTWGRGLSNDVYFQIGLLLLIGLAAKNAILIVEFAMQEHLAGKTIKEAAINAARMRFRPIVMTSLAFTLGVLPMVVATGAGAASRHALGTGVIGGMIAASTIAIFFVPLFFYILESFNLWLDKKRAKITSGEEHA; encoded by the coding sequence ATGTTTTCTAAATTTTTCATCAACAGACCGGTATTTGCCTGCGTTTTGTCGATAATAATCGTCATCGCCGGCTATATCGGACTCAAAAGCTCTCCGATAGAAGAGTATCCGCAGCTAACTCCACCTCAAATAATGGTTCAAGCCAATTATAGCGGTGCAGACGCACAAACCATAGCCGATACTATAGCAGCGCCTTTAGAAAACGCTATAAACGGTGTTAAAGATATGATATATATGCAAAGTACTTCAAGCTCTGCTGGATCTATGAGTCTTAGCGTGTATTTTAAGATAGGTACCGATCCGCAAACCGCAACAGTAAATGTTAGCAACCGCGTAACTCCAGCTCTATCTTTACTTCCTGAAGAGGTAAAAAGAGTAGGCGTAACAGTTAGAGAAAGAAGTAGCTCCATACTAAATGTTTTATCCTTTTATGATCCAAGCGGTAAGATGAGCGACACGGAGATCAGTAACTATGTAAATATCAACGTAGCTGATGCTATAAAAAGAGTTCCAGGAGTCGGAGACGCCGTTGTTATAGGAAACAAAGACTACTCTATGAGAGTTTGGATAAAACCAGATCTACTTAAAAAATACTCTTTAACTACAACAGACGTGATAAACTCTATACAAGAACAAAATAGCCAGTATGCCACTGGAAAAATAGGCGAACAGCCATCTCAAACAAGCAATCCTTATGTTTATGCCATAAAACCAGAAGGCAGACTAAAAAATGTTTCTGAATTTGAAAATATTATTATAAAAGCTAACAACAAAGGCAATATAATAAAACTAAAAGACGTAGCAACAGTAGAGCTTGGCTCACAAAACTACACATTTGCAGGAAGAATCAACGGCGCCACTATGATACCTATGCTCGTGTTTTTACAAAGTGGCGCAAACGCTCTTGACACCGCAGATGCTATCGTAAAAAGAGTAGATGAGCTAAAAGCCTCTTTTCCAGGAGATCTAACTTACGTAGTTGGATACGACACCACTGAATTTGTTAAAGTATCTATAGATGAAGTTATAAAAACGTTTATTGAAGCTATGATCTTAGTTGTTATAGTTATGTATATGTTCCTTGGAAACGTAAGGGCTACTATAATTCCTATGTTAGCAGTTCCAGTATCTATTTTAGGAGCATTTGGCGGACTTTACGCTATGGGATTTTCTATAAATTTAATAACATTGTTTGCCCTCATACTAGCTATAGGAATAGTCGTCGATGACGCTATCATCGTTATAGAAAACGTTGAACGGATACTACATGAAGAACCAGATCTCACTGTAAAAGAAGCGACCATAAAAGCTATGGGTGAGATAGTAGCACCTGTTATATCTATAGTTTTAGTACTTTCAGCTGTTTTTATACCAGTATCGTTTATGGAAGGTTTTGTAGGTGTCATACAAAGACAGTTTGCGCTAACTCTTGTCGTATCTGTTTGTATATCAGGGCTTGTAGCATTAACTCTTACTCCTGCTTTATGCGCTATGATACTTCGCAAAAAAGAGAATCCTCCGTTTTGGTTCGTACGTAAATTTAATGAATTTTTCGACTTTTCAACAAAAGTTTTCACAGCCGGAGTCGCAAAAATACTAAAGCATGTTATAGTAAGCCTTATATGCGTAGGTATTATTATATTTATGATGGCAGAACTATTTAAAGTCGTTCCAGGAGGTCTTGTTCCTGCTGAAGATAAAGGCTCTGTTCTTGCTATAACAAATTTACCACCTGCTTCAACTCTTAGTAGAACTACTGAAGATACAGAGTTTATAAGAAGCATTATATCTCAAAATCCAAATGTGAAAAACGTAACTGGACTTGCTGGATACGATATGCTAGCAGGAACTCTTAGAGAAAACGCGGGTATAATGTTTATCAGTATGATACCATGGAGTCAAAGACCTGGTGAAGCCAACTCAACTGCAGCCTTTGCAGCTGAGTTTAACAAACAGATGTATATGGCAGATAGAAACTCTATGACGTATTTTATGACTCCACCTCCTATCATGGGACTATCTATAACCGGAGGTTTTGAGCTATTTGCACAAAATTTGGAGGGTAAAAACTACTCTCAAATAGAAGCTGATATGCAAAAAGTAGTAGCAAAAGCAAATGCTCACCCAGCTTTAAATATGGTTCGTACTACGCTTGATACGAATTTCCCTCAATATGATCTAACTCTTGATAAAGAAAAAATCAAGATGATGGGGATAAATATATCAGACGTATTTAATACTTTAAGCTCTACGATAGGTCAATACTACGTAAATGACTTCAATATGCTAGGTAAAACATTTAAAGTAAATATAAGAGCGATGTCAGAGTATAGAGACTCACCGGAGGATTTACGCTCACTATACGTTAGAAGCCAAGATGGTAAAATGATACCGTTAGACTCAGTAGTATCGTTAAAAAGAAGCTTAGGACCAGACAATGTAGATAGATTTAACGCATTTCCAGCAGCTAAAATTATGGGCGAACCAAAACCAGGATACACTTCAGGAGACGCTATAAAAGCAATCGAGCAAATTATCAAAGAAGAGCTTCCAACAGGATATGATATAGGCTGGTCGGGCTCTGCGTATCAAGAAGTAGCATCGACTGGTAAAGGAGCTCAAGCGTTTGTATTTGGTCTGATATTTGTTTTCCTTATACTTGCGGCTCAGTATGAAAGATGGCTTATGCCTTTAGCAGTCGTAACTGCAGTTCCTTTTTCCGTGTTTGGCTCACTTCTTTTTACATGGGGAAGAGGACTTAGCAACGACGTATATTTTCAAATAGGACTTTTGCTTCTCATCGGACTAGCTGCTAAAAACGCTATATTGATAGTTGAATTTGCTATGCAAGAGCACTTAGCAGGAAAAACTATCAAAGAAGCTGCGATAAATGCCGCTAGAATGAGATTTAGACCTATCGTGATGACTTCTTTAGCATTTACTCTTGGCGTTTTACCTATGGTTGTCGCTACTGGAGCAGGAGCCGCGTCACGTCACGCATTAGGCACGGGAGTTATCGGCGGTATGATAGCAGCTTCTACTATAGCTATATTTTTTGTGCCTCTATTTTTCTATATACTAGAGAGTTTCAATTTGTGGTTAGACAAAAAACGTGCTAAAATAACCTCAGGAGAAGAACATGCATAA
- the cmeA gene encoding multidrug efflux system CmeABC, periplasmic fusion protein CmeA (Pfam match to PF16576.1 HlyD_D23), whose amino-acid sequence MNKFFNFVILASSLILAGCLGSDDKKSAAAQQMPPMPVTVMQAKMGDIPIVLSFNGQTVSDMDVVLKAKVAGTIEKQFFKAGASVKEGDKLYQIDEAKYRAAYDSAFANLKVSQANLKNAEADFDRAKKLQEKSAISQKEYDAALATYESAKANVLASEANLQTAKIDLDYSTVTAPFSGVLGDTLKDVGSYVSSADADLVRLTKLNPIFVKFGISDIDRLNIAQKTRTKEWEQLNSLVTLSMKNGDYNGTLTFIDNVVDDGSGTVNAKAMFENNSTQIRPGIFASVNVYGFYQKNGFQIPQVAILQDLASPFVYTLKDGKVAKNPIKIVSQDSTSAVISSGINDGDLIIMDNFKKINIGQLVQAINDAKGSK is encoded by the coding sequence ATGAATAAATTTTTTAATTTTGTTATCCTAGCCTCATCTTTGATACTAGCTGGATGTTTAGGCTCGGATGATAAAAAATCAGCCGCCGCGCAACAGATGCCACCTATGCCAGTAACCGTTATGCAAGCAAAAATGGGCGATATACCCATTGTTTTATCATTCAACGGTCAAACAGTTAGTGATATGGATGTCGTTTTAAAAGCAAAAGTAGCAGGAACTATAGAAAAACAATTTTTTAAAGCTGGAGCAAGCGTAAAAGAAGGGGATAAATTATACCAGATAGACGAAGCAAAATACAGAGCCGCGTATGATAGCGCATTTGCGAATTTGAAAGTATCACAAGCAAATTTAAAAAACGCAGAAGCTGATTTTGATAGGGCAAAGAAGCTACAAGAAAAAAGTGCAATCTCTCAAAAAGAGTACGACGCGGCTTTAGCGACTTATGAGTCGGCAAAAGCTAACGTTCTAGCTTCAGAAGCAAATTTACAAACTGCGAAAATCGATCTTGATTATTCTACCGTAACAGCTCCGTTTTCTGGAGTGTTAGGTGATACTTTAAAAGACGTCGGTTCATACGTAAGTTCAGCAGACGCTGATCTAGTAAGGCTTACTAAGCTGAATCCGATTTTTGTTAAATTTGGGATATCTGATATTGATAGGTTAAATATCGCTCAAAAAACTCGCACCAAAGAGTGGGAGCAACTAAACTCACTCGTCACTTTAAGTATGAAAAACGGGGATTATAACGGTACTCTTACTTTCATAGATAACGTTGTTGATGATGGAAGCGGTACAGTTAATGCAAAAGCTATGTTTGAAAATAACTCAACTCAAATTCGCCCTGGTATATTTGCAAGCGTAAATGTTTATGGATTTTATCAAAAAAACGGCTTTCAAATCCCACAAGTTGCTATATTACAAGATCTAGCCAGTCCGTTTGTATATACTCTAAAAGACGGAAAAGTGGCTAAAAATCCTATAAAAATAGTATCTCAAGACTCAACTTCGGCAGTTATATCAAGTGGTATAAATGACGGCGATCTAATAATAATGGATAATTTCAAAAAAATAAATATAGGACAACTGGTTCAGGCGATAAATGATGCCAAAGGAAGCAAATAA
- the cmeR gene encoding multidrug efflux system CmeABC transcriptional regulator, TetR family (Pfam match to PF00440.19 TetR_N), translated as MNDIISKSGGSLSTIYTYFGSKEGLFKAIIDRGVKQFLAEVENQICLDSSDDLEKFLLKFGEEFLNIVWTKDSVLLKKLILNESFKEKSQIVDIFYESGVKKVNQILIDFFDKPSVKVKLKSYDSELLAFRFCYLLEEPFTVRSAILKRHLNINKQERKEWVKECVEFFLSAALK; from the coding sequence TTGAATGATATTATCTCAAAAAGTGGTGGATCGCTTTCTACTATTTATACATATTTTGGTAGCAAAGAAGGACTTTTTAAAGCTATAATCGATCGTGGAGTAAAGCAGTTTTTAGCAGAAGTGGAGAATCAAATTTGTCTGGATTCTTCTGATGATTTGGAGAAATTTTTATTAAAATTTGGCGAAGAATTTTTGAACATAGTCTGGACAAAAGACTCTGTGCTACTTAAAAAGCTGATTTTAAACGAATCATTTAAAGAAAAATCACAAATAGTAGATATATTTTATGAAAGTGGTGTCAAAAAAGTCAATCAGATACTCATAGATTTTTTTGATAAACCATCTGTAAAAGTGAAATTGAAAAGCTATGATTCAGAATTGCTGGCGTTTAGATTTTGCTACTTGCTTGAAGAACCATTTACAGTAAGAAGCGCGATACTTAAAAGACACTTAAATATAAACAAACAAGAGAGAAAAGAGTGGGTAAAAGAGTGCGTAGAGTTCTTTTTAAGTGCTGCTCTCAAATAA
- the ccoG gene encoding cytochrome c oxidase accessory protein (Pfam matches to PF11614.4 FixG_C, and to PF12801.3 Fer4_5, and to PF13746.2 Fer4_18): MSVNIKQYLANWTPYATKRYIAYAVVTIIALVLPFIRINDNHFFLLSFDKKQLHLLFTSFDMQELYLMPFVLIILFLTIFFLTTLGGRIWCGWACPQTCFRVIYRDLIQTKILKIRKNIRDKQKKVDGEYFKKMIAVLIWTCLSLIAASNFLWYFVPPEDFFSYLANPTQHKFLIGFLIGITLFIVYDVIILAENFCIYVCPYARVQSVMFDNDTVQVIYDEKRGGKIYEGHTKIGKKPLEEDAKCIGCDACVHICPTHIDIRQGMQLECINCLECSDACTKVMAGFEEKSLINWTSVKSLQTGKKVNYFRFRTIAYMVVLSIAIVALAFMSTKKEHMLLNINRTTELYKIKAEDSKFEVQNAYTFLIQNTQNKAHEYYFDINDTRISINRPLEPIKLKAGGKRKIIVVLSTKDTLVNEMNKDTPIDIIINAYAVDDINTVKVSRDTIFVFPKMTEINRAMQKRENE, encoded by the coding sequence ATGTCTGTAAATATCAAACAATATTTAGCGAACTGGACTCCATACGCTACAAAACGCTACATAGCTTACGCAGTAGTTACCATTATAGCATTAGTTTTGCCTTTTATCAGAATTAATGATAATCACTTTTTCTTGCTTAGTTTTGATAAAAAGCAACTCCACTTACTCTTCACATCCTTTGATATGCAAGAGCTGTATTTAATGCCGTTTGTGCTAATAATTTTATTTTTGACTATATTTTTTCTAACTACTCTTGGCGGAAGAATATGGTGCGGCTGGGCATGTCCTCAAACCTGTTTTAGAGTGATATATAGAGATCTCATTCAAACTAAAATTTTAAAAATAAGAAAAAATATTAGAGATAAACAAAAAAAAGTTGATGGTGAGTATTTTAAAAAAATGATAGCTGTGCTCATTTGGACTTGTTTATCACTGATTGCGGCGAGTAATTTTTTATGGTATTTTGTGCCACCGGAGGATTTTTTTAGTTACTTAGCAAACCCTACTCAACACAAATTTTTAATAGGATTTTTAATAGGAATTACTCTGTTTATCGTCTATGACGTAATTATTTTAGCTGAGAATTTCTGTATTTACGTATGTCCTTACGCAAGAGTTCAAAGCGTAATGTTTGACAATGATACAGTTCAAGTAATATATGATGAAAAACGTGGCGGAAAAATATATGAAGGTCATACAAAAATAGGTAAAAAACCTCTCGAAGAAGATGCAAAATGTATAGGCTGTGATGCTTGCGTACATATCTGCCCAACTCACATAGATATAAGACAAGGTATGCAGCTTGAGTGTATAAACTGTCTTGAATGTAGCGACGCATGTACAAAAGTTATGGCTGGATTTGAAGAAAAAAGCCTTATAAACTGGACAAGCGTAAAATCTTTGCAAACTGGAAAAAAGGTGAATTATTTTAGATTTAGAACTATAGCTTATATGGTAGTTTTATCTATCGCTATCGTAGCTTTGGCGTTTATGAGTACTAAAAAAGAGCATATGCTTTTAAATATCAACCGAACGACAGAATTATATAAAATAAAAGCTGAGGATTCTAAATTTGAAGTTCAAAACGCATATACGTTTTTGATACAAAATACGCAAAACAAAGCGCACGAGTACTATTTTGATATAAATGACACTAGAATCAGTATAAATAGACCTCTTGAACCTATAAAGCTAAAAGCCGGAGGCAAAAGAAAAATAATAGTAGTACTTAGCACAAAAGATACTCTTGTTAATGAGATGAACAAAGATACTCCTATTGATATCATTATAAATGCTTACGCTGTTGATGATATAAATACGGTTAAAGTTTCAAGAGATACAATTTTCGTATTTCCAAAAATGACCGAAATAAATAGAGCAATGCAAAAGCGAGAAAATGAATAA
- the rpsU gene encoding 30S ribosomal protein S21 (Pfam match to PF01165.16 Ribosomal_S21) has translation MPGVKVHPNESFDEAYRRFKKQTDRNLVVTEVRARRFFEPMTEIRKKQKISARKKMLKRLYMLRRYESRL, from the coding sequence GTGCCAGGAGTAAAGGTACATCCTAATGAGTCTTTTGACGAAGCTTATAGACGTTTCAAAAAACAAACTGATCGTAACCTAGTTGTTACTGAAGTTCGTGCTAGAAGATTTTTTGAGCCTATGACTGAAATTCGTAAAAAACAAAAAATTTCAGCTCGCAAGAAAATGCTTAAAAGACTTTATATGCTTAGACGTTATGAGTCTAGACTCTAA
- the hycI gene encoding hydrogenase maturation protease, whose amino-acid sequence MPKTKKEFKKALLCIGNKMRGDDAVGLYVGELVEEQIPSWRVFYGQDVPENEFGALREFYPDIIVVVDAMSGFKDDKIEFFDLSDERDYIYSTHNLPTPVLLSYLRTITPKTLFLGISVLLENVLGFEEGLSKNAKISANKAIEKIKEIDKNLD is encoded by the coding sequence ATGCCTAAAACAAAAAAAGAGTTTAAAAAAGCCCTGCTTTGCATAGGCAACAAAATGAGAGGCGATGACGCTGTTGGTTTATATGTGGGCGAGCTAGTAGAAGAGCAGATACCTAGCTGGAGAGTATTTTACGGACAAGACGTGCCTGAGAACGAGTTTGGCGCTCTGCGTGAGTTTTATCCTGATATCATTGTGGTAGTCGATGCGATGAGTGGCTTTAAAGATGATAAAATAGAGTTTTTTGACCTTAGTGACGAGAGAGATTACATCTACTCCACGCACAATCTACCAACTCCAGTTTTACTAAGCTATCTTAGAACTATCACGCCAAAGACGCTATTTTTAGGTATCTCGGTGCTACTTGAAAATGTTCTTGGCTTTGAAGAGGGTTTGAGTAAAAATGCAAAGATATCAGCTAATAAAGCTATAGAAAAAATCAAAGAAATAGATAAGAATTTGGATTAA
- the hycH gene encoding formate hydrogenlyase family maturation protein (Pfam match to PF07450.7 HycH), translated as MIQVWKLTKRHVDENDELPQIYKQIVTFSTCIGHGVGTIDFNEKIAEFDDEQWNKMLDSDDEYVKFKLGNINKYFEVEILPAHAKVLKDKLPSSKFRDILSGLDEGYIVLKKS; from the coding sequence GTGATACAAGTCTGGAAACTCACAAAACGTCACGTTGATGAAAACGACGAGCTTCCACAAATTTACAAACAGATAGTTACGTTTAGTACTTGCATAGGACACGGCGTAGGAACGATAGATTTTAACGAAAAGATAGCCGAATTTGATGATGAACAGTGGAATAAAATGCTTGATAGCGATGATGAATATGTCAAATTTAAACTCGGAAATATAAACAAATATTTTGAAGTAGAGATCTTGCCTGCTCACGCAAAAGTGCTAAAAGATAAGCTTCCAAGCTCAAAGTTTAGAGATATACTTTCTGGCTTAGACGAAGGCTATATCGTCCTAAAAAAGAGCTAA
- the hyfI gene encoding hydrogenase-4, component I (Pfam match to PF01058.18 Oxidored_q6) — MYVVPDDIQRSNDLNSKLNLLKNIKRSFSVFRIDCGSCNGCEIEIFAAISPLWDPERFGFKLVANPRHADILIVSGPITRQMYYPLLRAYEAAPDPKIVVGFGACGVSGGIFHDSYAVWGGADKVLPVDVFVPGCPPHPASIIYALATAVGLIEQKLEKQSFKDDDLLPNLTQKSLLDNASFERDLLVKAKFLMSYIYGRILYDKFIIALKTCVDPKDPVLAKEVLSLAIKEQEDPRYAECLAVLFNEIYLKYANASNEFYINLDQIWDKK; from the coding sequence ATGTACGTTGTACCTGATGATATACAAAGATCAAATGATCTAAACTCAAAGCTAAATTTACTTAAAAATATAAAACGCAGTTTCAGCGTATTTCGTATAGACTGCGGAAGCTGCAACGGTTGCGAGATAGAGATATTTGCCGCCATTAGTCCGCTTTGGGATCCAGAACGCTTTGGATTTAAACTAGTAGCAAACCCACGCCATGCAGACATTCTCATAGTCTCAGGACCTATCACTAGACAGATGTACTATCCGCTTCTTAGAGCCTATGAAGCTGCTCCAGATCCAAAGATAGTAGTTGGCTTTGGCGCGTGCGGAGTGAGCGGCGGGATATTTCACGACAGTTACGCAGTTTGGGGTGGAGCTGATAAGGTTTTACCAGTTGATGTATTTGTGCCTGGTTGCCCACCTCATCCAGCAAGCATTATCTATGCTTTAGCAACAGCAGTCGGTCTGATAGAGCAAAAGTTAGAAAAACAGAGCTTCAAAGATGACGATTTGTTACCAAATTTAACTCAAAAATCGCTACTTGATAATGCTTCTTTTGAGCGCGATCTACTTGTAAAAGCTAAGTTTTTGATGAGCTATATATATGGCAGGATTTTATATGATAAATTTATAATCGCCCTAAAAACTTGTGTAGATCCAAAAGATCCAGTTCTTGCAAAAGAAGTGCTAAGTTTAGCTATAAAAGAGCAAGAAGATCCGAGATACGCTGAGTGTCTAGCCGTACTTTTTAATGAAATTTATCTAAAATATGCAAATGCTTCAAATGAATTTTATATAAATTTAGATCAAATTTGGGATAAAAAGTGA
- the hyfH gene encoding hydrogenase-4, component H (Pfam match to PF12838.3 Fer4_7) → MKIYDIVKKTGIVTSKYPYEPYIVEEHFRGKPTYHYANCIGCAACGVACPSNAISVKWEGEKKSIKWRYDCGRCIFCGRCDEVCPTAAIRLSNDYELTVKFDKSALVQEGELESELCSVCGKAFLSKKFIQFCEQRLSTLSEQRLEEAKKYLHICPSCKKNRVVEMMTNKEYKAVK, encoded by the coding sequence ATGAAAATTTACGATATAGTCAAAAAAACAGGTATCGTCACAAGCAAATATCCATATGAGCCTTATATAGTAGAAGAGCATTTTAGAGGCAAACCGACGTATCATTACGCAAACTGCATAGGTTGCGCGGCTTGTGGGGTAGCGTGTCCAAGCAATGCGATAAGCGTAAAATGGGAGGGTGAGAAAAAATCCATAAAATGGCGATACGACTGCGGTAGATGTATATTTTGCGGTCGTTGCGATGAGGTATGTCCTACTGCGGCTATAAGGCTAAGCAATGATTACGAACTTACGGTTAAATTTGATAAATCCGCTCTAGTCCAAGAAGGAGAGCTAGAAAGTGAGCTGTGCAGTGTTTGTGGTAAAGCGTTTTTGAGTAAAAAATTCATTCAGTTTTGCGAGCAAAGGCTTAGCACTTTAAGCGAACAAAGACTAGAAGAAGCTAAAAAATACCTGCATATCTGCCCTAGTTGCAAGAAAAATAGGGTAGTAGAGATGATGACAAACAAAGAGTATAAGGCGGTAAAATAA